The Hymenobacter sp. DG01 genome has a segment encoding these proteins:
- the rlmB gene encoding 23S rRNA (guanosine(2251)-2'-O)-methyltransferase RlmB produces the protein MEKRTNRPPRPLTERRQFFDSENRPVPNRRPASRDSEGRSEEGRFEGSRAEGGRYEGSRSDKPRYPHRPAQDRSIDMIFGLRPILEALNAGRTLDKIFLLRGTKNSMTQDITALAKTANIPVSMVPIEKLDGITRKNHQGAVAYVSPIDYMPLDSILAGLYEEGKTPLLLVLDRITDVRNFGSIARNAECMGVHAIVVPSRGAAQVNGDALKTSAGALNLIPVCREPNLKDTLTFLRESGVQVVACTEKSDASLEAETVDLTGPLAILMGSEEDGISPEYLRLADHKLRIPMAGQISSLNVSVASGIMLYEVLRQRLVKA, from the coding sequence ATGGAGAAAAGGACGAACCGCCCGCCCCGGCCGCTAACTGAGCGCCGCCAATTTTTTGATTCTGAAAACCGCCCGGTACCCAACCGGCGGCCGGCCTCGCGCGACTCCGAAGGTCGGTCTGAGGAAGGACGATTTGAAGGCAGCCGCGCCGAAGGTGGCCGCTACGAGGGCAGTCGCTCGGACAAGCCACGCTACCCCCACCGCCCGGCCCAGGACCGCAGCATCGACATGATTTTCGGGTTGCGTCCGATTCTGGAAGCCCTGAACGCCGGCCGGACCCTGGACAAGATTTTCTTGCTGCGCGGCACCAAGAACTCCATGACCCAGGACATTACGGCCCTGGCCAAAACGGCCAATATCCCGGTGTCGATGGTGCCCATTGAAAAGCTCGACGGCATCACCCGCAAAAATCACCAGGGCGCGGTAGCCTACGTATCGCCGATTGACTACATGCCCCTGGACAGCATTCTGGCCGGCTTGTATGAGGAAGGCAAAACCCCACTGCTGCTGGTGCTGGACCGCATTACCGATGTGCGCAACTTCGGCTCCATTGCCCGCAACGCCGAGTGTATGGGTGTGCACGCCATTGTGGTGCCCAGCCGCGGCGCTGCCCAGGTGAACGGCGACGCCCTGAAAACCTCGGCCGGCGCCCTGAACCTGATTCCGGTGTGCCGGGAGCCCAACCTGAAAGATACCCTCACCTTCCTGCGTGAGTCGGGGGTGCAGGTAGTGGCCTGCACCGAGAAATCCGACGCCAGCTTGGAAGCCGAAACCGTGGACCTGACCGGGCCTCTGGCTATTCTGATGGGTAGCGAAGAGGATGGCATCAGCCCCGAGTACCTGCGTCTCGCCGACCACAAGCTGCGCATCCCGATGGCCGGTCAGATCAGCTCCCTCAACGTATCGGTAGCCAGCGGCATCATGCTCTACGAGGTACTGCGGCAGCGCTTGGTGAAGGCATAA
- the recQ gene encoding DNA helicase RecQ, which produces MPAVKQQVQQEADLKGKLKEVFGYGQFRGVQEDIIQNVIAGNNTFVIMPTGAGKSLCYQLPALVLPGTAIVISPLIALMKNQVDQLNAFGVNAQFLNSTLSKSEMNKVKKDVISGEVKLLYVAPESLTKDETIEFLNKATISFVAIDEAHCISEWGHDFRPEYRKIRSIIDGLGVQVPIIALTATATPKVQQDIQKNLQMDDASVFKTSFNRTNLYYEVRPKHNTKKQLIQYVKLRKGQAGIVYCLSRKKVEEIAELLKVNDVRALPYHAGLDPHVRMANQDAFLNEECDVIVATIAFGMGIDKPDVRFVIHYDTPKSIEGYYQETGRGGRDGLEGDCLMFYSYDDIVKLEKFNKDKPVTERDNSKLLLQEMANYADSAVCRRKQLLHYFGEHFEKDCGFCDNCKHPKERFEAKQEVVMALKAVVQTDERFGLDHIGTVLMGMNNPHVESYGHDKLPVYGQGKEHDAQFWHSLLRQVLLSGYLEKDIENFGVVKITAKGIDFIENPHSIKLTKDHNYEEEVKEEQEQEEVQQAAGHDEALFDMLKALRKKVAQQKNLPPYVLFQDPSLKEMATTFPTKMDDLAHVSGVGQGKAQKFGAPFLALIQKYVDENDIVTAADVVVKSAVNKSKIKIYIIQQIDKKMDLEEIASSKGIDMRELMEEIEHICYAGTKLNLDYYIDGVLDQDRQDEIYDYFMSAQTDNIAVALKELGTDDYTEEDLRLMRIKFLSEVAN; this is translated from the coding sequence ATGCCAGCCGTGAAACAACAAGTGCAGCAAGAGGCTGATTTGAAAGGCAAGTTAAAGGAAGTTTTTGGGTACGGTCAGTTCCGCGGCGTACAGGAAGACATCATTCAGAACGTTATTGCTGGCAATAACACGTTCGTAATTATGCCTACCGGCGCGGGCAAAAGCCTGTGCTATCAGCTTCCGGCGCTTGTCCTGCCGGGCACGGCCATCGTCATTTCGCCCCTTATCGCCCTGATGAAAAATCAGGTGGACCAACTCAACGCCTTCGGGGTAAACGCGCAGTTTCTGAACTCGACGTTGTCGAAGTCAGAGATGAACAAGGTGAAAAAGGACGTGATTAGCGGCGAGGTGAAGCTGCTGTATGTGGCGCCCGAAAGCCTGACCAAGGACGAAACCATCGAGTTCCTTAATAAAGCCACCATCAGCTTCGTAGCTATTGACGAGGCGCACTGTATTTCGGAGTGGGGCCACGACTTCCGCCCTGAGTACCGCAAAATCCGCAGCATTATTGACGGGCTAGGCGTACAGGTGCCCATTATTGCCCTCACGGCTACCGCTACCCCCAAGGTGCAGCAGGACATCCAGAAAAACCTGCAGATGGACGATGCCTCGGTGTTCAAGACCTCGTTCAACCGCACCAACCTCTACTACGAGGTACGCCCCAAGCATAACACCAAAAAGCAGCTGATTCAGTACGTGAAGCTGCGCAAGGGCCAGGCCGGTATTGTGTACTGCCTGAGCCGCAAGAAGGTAGAAGAAATTGCCGAGCTGCTGAAGGTGAACGACGTGCGGGCCCTACCCTACCACGCCGGCCTCGACCCGCATGTGCGCATGGCTAACCAAGACGCCTTCCTGAACGAGGAGTGCGACGTGATTGTGGCTACCATTGCCTTCGGCATGGGCATCGATAAGCCCGACGTGCGCTTCGTAATTCACTACGACACGCCGAAGAGCATTGAAGGCTACTACCAGGAAACCGGCCGCGGCGGCCGTGACGGCCTGGAGGGCGACTGCCTGATGTTCTACAGCTATGACGACATCGTGAAGCTGGAGAAGTTCAACAAGGACAAGCCCGTAACGGAGCGCGACAACTCCAAGCTGCTGCTGCAGGAAATGGCCAATTACGCCGACTCGGCGGTGTGCCGGCGCAAGCAGCTGCTGCACTACTTCGGCGAGCATTTCGAGAAGGACTGCGGCTTCTGCGACAACTGCAAGCACCCCAAAGAGCGGTTTGAGGCCAAGCAGGAGGTAGTAATGGCCCTGAAAGCCGTGGTGCAGACCGACGAGCGGTTTGGCCTCGACCACATTGGCACCGTGCTTATGGGCATGAACAACCCGCACGTAGAAAGCTACGGCCACGACAAGCTGCCCGTGTACGGCCAGGGCAAAGAGCACGACGCTCAGTTCTGGCACTCGCTTTTGCGCCAAGTGCTGCTGAGTGGTTACCTGGAAAAGGACATCGAAAACTTTGGCGTGGTGAAGATTACGGCCAAGGGCATCGACTTCATTGAAAATCCGCATTCAATCAAGCTCACCAAGGACCATAACTACGAGGAAGAGGTGAAAGAAGAACAGGAACAAGAAGAAGTTCAGCAGGCGGCCGGTCACGACGAGGCCCTGTTCGACATGCTGAAGGCCCTGCGCAAGAAAGTGGCCCAGCAGAAAAATCTGCCCCCCTACGTGCTATTCCAGGACCCGAGTCTGAAGGAAATGGCCACGACTTTCCCCACCAAAATGGACGACCTGGCCCACGTGTCGGGGGTAGGCCAGGGCAAGGCGCAGAAGTTTGGCGCGCCCTTCCTGGCCCTGATCCAGAAGTACGTGGACGAAAACGACATTGTAACGGCCGCCGATGTGGTGGTGAAATCGGCCGTTAACAAGTCGAAAATCAAGATTTACATCATTCAGCAGATCGACAAGAAGATGGACCTGGAGGAAATTGCTTCCTCCAAGGGCATTGACATGCGGGAGCTGATGGAGGAAATCGAACACATCTGCTACGCCGGCACCAAGCTCAACCTCGATTACTACATCGACGGGGTGCTGGACCAGGACCGTCAGGACGAAATCTACGACTACTTCATGTCGGCCCAGACCGACAACATTGCCGTGGCCCTCAAGGAGCTCGGCACCGACGACTACACCGAGGAAGACCTGCGCCTGATGCGCATTAAATTCCTGAGCGAGGTAGCCAACTAA
- a CDS encoding KpsF/GutQ family sugar-phosphate isomerase, protein MKPQNELNLLAKKVLQQEAEAIQGVADAIAQTPDFALCVEAILSLRGRVVVTGIGKSAHIAGKMVATFNSTGTPALFMHAADAIHGDLGMIQANDFVIAISKSGDTPEIKVLVPLLKRKGVPLAALVSNADSYLAVQADYVLHAPVDREACPHNLAPTTSTTAALALGDALAVCLLESREFTRQDFARLHPGGTLGKQLYLKVGDLSRQNQQPQVADSAPLKDIILEISGKRLGATAVLNAGGELVGIITDGDLRRMLTSFEGRLETVRARDILTPAPVTIDVEDFAAEALARMQSRNITQLVVTQGGRFAGFIHLHDLLREGLV, encoded by the coding sequence TTGAAACCGCAGAACGAACTCAACTTACTTGCAAAAAAAGTGCTTCAGCAGGAAGCGGAAGCCATTCAGGGAGTTGCCGATGCCATAGCACAGACTCCTGATTTTGCACTATGCGTAGAAGCCATACTCTCTTTGCGGGGTAGGGTAGTAGTAACCGGTATTGGTAAGAGCGCCCACATCGCGGGTAAGATGGTGGCCACGTTCAACTCTACGGGTACGCCAGCCCTGTTTATGCATGCCGCCGACGCCATCCACGGCGACCTGGGCATGATTCAGGCCAACGATTTCGTTATTGCCATCAGTAAATCCGGCGATACTCCCGAAATCAAGGTGCTGGTGCCCCTGCTGAAGCGCAAAGGCGTACCGCTGGCGGCCTTGGTCAGCAACGCCGACTCCTACCTTGCCGTGCAGGCCGACTACGTGCTGCATGCCCCCGTGGACCGTGAGGCCTGCCCCCACAACCTGGCTCCTACTACTTCCACTACCGCCGCCCTGGCCCTGGGCGATGCCCTGGCCGTGTGCCTGCTGGAAAGCCGCGAGTTTACCCGCCAGGATTTTGCCCGCCTGCATCCCGGCGGCACGCTGGGCAAGCAGCTCTACCTGAAAGTGGGCGACCTGAGTCGCCAGAACCAGCAGCCCCAGGTAGCCGACTCCGCTCCGCTTAAAGACATTATCCTGGAAATTTCGGGCAAGCGCCTGGGTGCCACCGCCGTGCTCAACGCCGGGGGCGAGCTGGTAGGCATCATCACCGACGGCGACCTGCGCCGCATGCTTACCTCTTTTGAAGGACGACTGGAAACGGTGCGGGCCCGGGACATCCTCACGCCGGCTCCCGTTACGATTGATGTAGAGGATTTTGCGGCGGAAGCATTGGCCCGCATGCAAAGCCGCAACATTACCCAACTGGTAGTAACCCAGGGCGGCCGCTTTGCTGGCTTCATTCACCTGCACGATTTGCTGCGGGAGGGACTGGTGTAG
- a CDS encoding GWxTD domain-containing protein: MKPFYLLLFVLLGLGSTPCLQAAPRRDFATQYRAERRIIIDTRREGDSVRLYLRFPNTALIRRGFPLHIALWADYDAKRAIWQDTVRRFAGRLQPDGEGARIDFCLPLPRLRAGQVLSLAAGPADEAASGEAGWLRLTPEHLSRSFILTDSVGQPLLRHYVRAGEPFMVDSYGEDLNVQAYRYPLSSLPAAPPMTSPGAMPAQPRKLSAQDSTRYRAGSLLRLQPGMYLLRVNPAESRSGILVEENTFPALTSADELIAPLVYLTTSVERKKLFDAPEPKKAVDQFWLAVAGGNQTIAKQLIRTYYGRVQEANQFFSAHKAGWLTDRGLLYLVLGPPESVYREAGEERWVYRADQGMGGTFVFRAKPSTFAPDNYELVRRPEYEQLWYAAVEQWRKGRTARPGR, from the coding sequence GTGAAACCTTTCTATCTGCTGCTATTCGTATTGCTGGGCTTGGGTAGTACCCCCTGCCTCCAGGCTGCGCCGCGTCGGGATTTTGCTACCCAGTACCGAGCCGAACGACGCATCATCATCGACACCCGACGGGAAGGCGACAGTGTACGGCTTTACCTGCGTTTTCCGAACACGGCCCTTATCCGGCGCGGCTTCCCACTGCACATAGCTCTCTGGGCCGATTACGATGCTAAGCGGGCCATTTGGCAGGATACTGTTCGGCGGTTTGCCGGGCGGCTGCAGCCCGATGGCGAAGGTGCCCGCATAGATTTTTGCCTGCCCCTCCCGCGGCTGCGAGCCGGCCAGGTACTCAGCTTAGCCGCCGGTCCCGCCGACGAAGCTGCCTCCGGCGAGGCTGGCTGGCTGCGTCTGACCCCGGAGCATCTTTCCCGCTCCTTCATCCTGACTGATTCCGTAGGACAGCCGCTACTGCGCCACTACGTGCGGGCCGGGGAGCCGTTTATGGTTGACTCGTACGGCGAAGATCTGAACGTGCAGGCCTACCGCTACCCGCTCAGCTCCCTGCCCGCGGCCCCACCCATGACGAGTCCTGGCGCCATGCCCGCCCAGCCCCGCAAGCTCAGCGCGCAAGATTCGACGCGCTACCGGGCTGGTAGCCTGCTGCGCCTGCAACCGGGCATGTATCTGCTGCGAGTAAACCCTGCGGAGTCACGCAGTGGCATCTTGGTGGAAGAGAATACCTTCCCGGCGCTTACTTCCGCCGATGAGCTCATTGCGCCCCTGGTTTACCTGACTACCTCCGTGGAGCGCAAAAAGCTGTTTGATGCGCCCGAGCCTAAGAAGGCCGTGGATCAGTTTTGGCTCGCGGTGGCCGGAGGAAACCAAACCATTGCCAAGCAGCTGATCCGCACGTACTACGGGCGGGTGCAGGAAGCCAACCAGTTTTTTTCAGCCCACAAAGCCGGCTGGCTTACCGACCGTGGCCTGTTATATCTGGTGCTAGGGCCGCCGGAAAGCGTGTATCGGGAGGCGGGCGAAGAGCGCTGGGTGTATCGTGCCGACCAGGGCATGGGCGGCACGTTCGTGTTCCGCGCCAAACCCAGTACCTTTGCACCTGATAACTATGAACTGGTGCGCCGCCCCGAGTACGAACAACTCTGGTATGCCGCCGTGGAGCAATGGAGAAAAGGACGAACCGCCCGCCCCGGCCGCTAA
- a CDS encoding mannose-1-phosphate guanylyltransferase, which translates to MEQHTYLVVMAGGIGSRFWPFSRTHHPKQFHDVLGLGRSMLQLTVDRFRGICPAENVFVVTNRDYTELVHQHLPELPFDQILGEPIGRNTAPCIAYASYRIAQRDPEAVIVVTPADHAVMHEENFREAIRTAVDGARTHNVLITLGIQPSRPDTGYGYIQFIDEVVQPEHVQTAPGHEDGVFPQTLRKVKTFTEKPNLELAKMFVASGDFLWNSGLFVWRADAIIHAFHQYLSDIAEVFDEGWDELGTPKEEDFISRAYTRCRNISIDYGVMEKADNVYVLPADFGWSDLGTWDSLHRMGQHDADENVVDGNALLYDTSECVIKTPPERLVVVQGLEGYIVAEYDNVLLICKRTEEQRVKEFVADVKSKKGVGYN; encoded by the coding sequence ATGGAACAACATACGTATCTCGTTGTAATGGCTGGTGGCATTGGCAGCCGTTTCTGGCCCTTTAGCCGCACCCATCACCCCAAGCAATTTCATGACGTACTAGGGCTGGGGCGCTCCATGCTTCAGCTCACCGTAGATAGGTTCCGAGGCATTTGTCCGGCTGAAAATGTGTTTGTGGTCACCAACCGCGACTATACCGAGCTGGTACACCAGCATCTGCCGGAACTGCCCTTCGACCAGATTCTGGGCGAGCCCATCGGCCGCAACACCGCGCCCTGCATTGCTTACGCCAGCTACCGCATTGCCCAGCGCGACCCGGAAGCCGTGATTGTGGTAACCCCCGCCGACCACGCTGTAATGCACGAGGAAAACTTCCGGGAGGCCATTCGGACGGCCGTGGATGGCGCCCGTACCCACAATGTGCTCATTACACTGGGCATTCAGCCCTCACGCCCCGATACCGGCTACGGCTACATTCAGTTTATTGATGAGGTAGTGCAGCCGGAACACGTGCAAACTGCCCCCGGCCACGAGGATGGTGTTTTCCCGCAAACGCTGCGCAAGGTGAAGACCTTTACTGAAAAGCCGAATCTGGAGCTGGCCAAGATGTTTGTGGCCAGCGGGGACTTCCTCTGGAACTCGGGCTTGTTCGTGTGGCGGGCCGATGCTATTATCCACGCCTTCCACCAGTATCTCAGTGATATTGCCGAGGTGTTTGATGAAGGCTGGGACGAGCTGGGAACCCCAAAGGAAGAAGATTTTATCTCCCGCGCCTACACCCGCTGCCGCAACATCAGCATCGACTATGGTGTGATGGAAAAGGCCGATAACGTGTATGTGCTACCCGCCGATTTTGGCTGGAGCGACCTGGGCACCTGGGACTCGCTGCACCGCATGGGCCAGCACGACGCCGATGAAAACGTAGTGGACGGCAATGCCCTGCTCTATGACACGAGTGAGTGCGTTATCAAAACGCCGCCCGAGCGCCTCGTGGTAGTTCAAGGCCTCGAGGGCTACATCGTGGCCGAGTACGACAACGTGCTGCTCATCTGCAAGCGGACCGAAGAACAGCGCGTGAAAGAGTTTGTAGCCGATGTGAAGTCGAAGAAGGGGGTAGGGTATAACTAA